From the Streptococcus sanguinis genome, the window CTCTAGTCAGATTGTTTGTCAAAATCTGAAAAAAGCAAAACAAAAGGACAGCAGTTGTGCAGTTGCTGTCCTTTTGTGAGGTTTAATAAAATTATTATAACATGCAAGCGCACATTTCATATTACAAAAGAGTAACAATCTTTTGACAATTCTACTGCGGATATTAAAGGAAGACTTTGCGGGGCTTGTAGGCTGCTTCCCGCTTTTCCAAAATAGCTATTAACTTCTCCTCATAAAAGCCAGCTAGCTCAGCTTCTTCTGACACCAAGTTGATAAAACGGCCATTTCTCACATCCTCAACCTGCTCGTCAGAGAGCTCAACTTTCACTAAATCTCCGATTCCTAACTCGAGTGGTTGGAGAAAGGAGAAATCATCTACTGCTACTCGCTCTGCTATTTCATCCAAGGTCAAGGCATCATCTAAGCTCATACCTGCTGAGGAAGTCCGTGTCAGCTGGGACATGTGACTGGCAAAGCCAAGCTTGGTTCCCAAATCAACAGACAGGGTTCGGACATAGGTCCCCTTGCTACACTTGACTCGAAAACGAAAGCGGGCTTGTTCACCTTCATAGGAAATCGGACTGGTACGCTCGAAACTATAGATGGTCACCTGCCGCTCTGGCCGCTCCACTTCTTGACCCGCTCTTGCATACTCATAAAGCTTGCGGCCATTGACCTTGACTGCTGAATACATGGGTGGAATCTGGCGAATCTCACCAGTCATAGACTCCATCACTTCATCGATAAGGGCTTCTTCTAAAAGCTCTGTCACTGGCGTCCGCTCTAAGATGTCTCCGCTGGCATCCTCTGTCGTCGTTGAGCAGCCTAGAGTAATCTCCCCCTCGTAGACCTTGCCTTCCTCCTGCATAAACTCGACCAAGCGCGTCGCCTTGCCCACAGCAATCGGAAGCACCCCTACTACATCTGGATCCAAGGTTCCCCCATGACCGATTTTCTTGGTTTTTAAAATCTTGCGCAGCTTAAATACCGCATCATGCGAGGTCATGCCCGCTTCTTTTCTTAGGTTGATAATTCCGTTCATTGATTAACTTTCTAAAAATAGTAAAACTCTCTTTTGGAAATCCTTGTCTGCTCTTGCATCATATTCTTGAAAGGTCTGAGCCTGAATCAGCAGTCACTTTTTATTCTTGATTTTCTCCAAAAATTTCATCAGTTTATATGGATGTTAATGATTGACTTCAAAAACTTAACGAAACCGTCACACTTCTATCCGACTTTCAAAAATCTGATAAAGCTGTTCAAGGCGGTAGTCCTCAGTAGTCACCATTTCTTCCTCCGATAGGAGAACATTTTCCAATATTGGAAAAAAACCTTGAGCCAGTTCTCGACTGTTCAGCCAATCTGTCATCTGCTGGTTAAAGGCAGGATTATCCGAAAAAATATAGTCAAAGTGAGCATAATTCTTGGTGTAATAGTAGTAAATCTCCTCCAGAGCAAGTAGTGCCTTGATGGGATCAACTTCCTCCAGCCAAAGACTCCTATCTAGCAGATGGCTGGTTTCAAGGCCAGCCAGATCAAACATAACCAAATAAACCGCCACACCATCAGCTTGACTGGGTCTAAAATTAATCGTATCAAGGATAAACTGACGTGAGAAGCGCCGCATAAAATCTAACTCCTGTGGCTTCCAACTGTCACTTTCAAAGTGACACCGATCCAGATTAAGAGAATCATCGACTCTGATTTCAATGTAGTGAGCAATCATCTCTAAAATCCGAGGCAGAAAATGCCTGATTTGGTAGTCGTCATCACTCTTAGTAACCACCGCGTTGAGGTATTCATAGATTAACACCTCACTCAGTTCCCTGACAGGAATGGTTTGCAAAGCTCTGAGATTCTCCTCGGAGATGCAGACGGGGCAGGTACAAAGGGTCAGAGGAAAGTGTAAATCGCAACTAAACAGGGTGTAGGCCTCTTCTAAAAGGGCTTGCATAGCAGGGCTGAGGTCGGGCTCCTTCGGTATTTCCGGTCTAGTCTTAGCTTTTTTCTTTCCCATACTCATCCTCCTCTACGTTCATCGCAAAAGCTAGGCTAGTCTGACGAAAGCCATAATTTTGGGCATGCGCAGCCAACCGTTCATCATTGGCGCCGTCTTGACTAGCTATCTTCTTGACCTTGTCCATCAGAGATGTCGCAATTCCTTGCCGCCTAGCATTTCGACTGACCGCCAGAGATAAAATCCGATAGTAGAAAACTGTGGCCTCGAAAAAGTAAAGCTTAACATAGCCGATAAAGCCAAGAATCTGAGATTCTTTCTCAGCAACTAAACAACCGTAAGC encodes:
- the truB gene encoding tRNA pseudouridine(55) synthase TruB; the protein is MNGIINLRKEAGMTSHDAVFKLRKILKTKKIGHGGTLDPDVVGVLPIAVGKATRLVEFMQEEGKVYEGEITLGCSTTTEDASGDILERTPVTELLEEALIDEVMESMTGEIRQIPPMYSAVKVNGRKLYEYARAGQEVERPERQVTIYSFERTSPISYEGEQARFRFRVKCSKGTYVRTLSVDLGTKLGFASHMSQLTRTSSAGMSLDDALTLDEIAERVAVDDFSFLQPLELGIGDLVKVELSDEQVEDVRNGRFINLVSEEAELAGFYEEKLIAILEKREAAYKPRKVFL
- a CDS encoding GNAT family N-acetyltransferase, which produces MIDQLTVQEYQKEDTEVLPPLYEALGYSVKEDKLQSRLRDVLANPAYGCLVAEKESQILGFIGYVKLYFFEATVFYYRILSLAVSRNARRQGIATSLMDKVKKIASQDGANDERLAAHAQNYGFRQTSLAFAMNVEEDEYGKEKS